ctctctctcgctctctctcgctctctctcgctctctctcgctctctctgtcgctctctctgtctctctctctgtctctctctctgtctctctctcgctctctctctcgctctctctcgctctctctctcgctctctctctcgctctctctcgctctctctctcgctctctctctcgctctctctctcgctctctctctcgtctctctctcgctctctctctcgctctctctctcgctctctctctcgctctctctcgctctctctcgctcgctctgtctcgctctgtctcgctctgtctcgctctgtctcgctctctctcgctctctctcgctctctctcgctctctctcgctctctctcgctctcgctctctctcgctctctctcgctctctctcgctctctctcgctctctctcgctctctctcgctctcgctctctctcgctctctctctcgctctctctctcgctctctctcgcgctctctctcgcgctctctctcgcgctctctctcgcgctctctctcgctctctctcgctctctctcgctctctctcgctctctctcgctctctctcgctctctctcgctctctctctctctctcgctctctctcgctctctctcgctctctctcgctctctcgctctctctctcgctctctctcgctctctctcgctctctctcgctctctctcgctctctctcgctctctctcgctctctctcgctctctctcgctctctctcgctctctctcgctctctctcgctctctctcgctctctctgtcgctctctctgtctctctctctgtctctctctctgtctctctctcgctctctctctcgctctctctcgctctctctctcgctctctctctcgctctctctcgctctctctctcgctctctctctctctctctctcgctctctctctcgctctctctctcgctctctctctcgctctctctctcgctctctctctcgctctctctctcgctctctctctcgctctctctcgctctctctgtctcgctctctctcgctctctctcgctctctctcgctctctctcgctctctctcgctctctcgctctctctcgctctctctcgctctctctcgctctctctcgctctctctcgctctctctcgctctctctcgctctcgctctctctcgctctctctcgctctctctcgctctctctcgctctctctcgctctcgctctctctcgctctctctctcgctctctctctcgctctctctcgcgctctctctcgcgctctctctcgcgctctctctcgctctctctcgctctctctcgctctctctcgctctctctcgctctctctcgctctctctcgctctctctcgctctctctcgctctctctcgctctctctcgctctctctcgctctctctcgctctctctctctctctccgctctctctcgctctctctcgctctctctcgctctctctcgtctctctcgctctctctcgctctctctcgctctctctcgctctctctgtctctctctctcgctctctctgtctctctctctcgctctctctgtctctctctctcgctctctctgtctcgctctctctcgctctctctcgctctctctctctcctctctctctctctcgctctctctctctctcgctctctctctctctcctcgctctctctgtctctctctcgctctctctgtctctctctcgctctctctgtctctctctcgctctctctgtctctctctcgctctctgctctctctctctctctctctctctcgctctctgtctctctctcgtctctctgtctctctctcgctctctctcgctctctctcgctctctctgtctctctctctgtctctctctctgctctcgctctctctgtctctctctctctctctctctgtctctctctctctctgctctctctgtctctctctctctcgctctctctgtctctctctctctcgctctctctgtctctctctcgctctctctgtctctctctcgctctctctgtctctctctcgctctctctctctctctctctctcgctctctctcgctctctctctctctctctcgctctctctctctctctctcgctctctctcgctctctctcgctctctctgtctctctctcgctctctctgtctctctgtctctctgtctctctctcgctctctccgctctctctcgctctctctcgctctctctgtctctctctctcgctctctctgtctctctctctcgctctctctgtctcgctctctctcgctctctctctctctctctctctctcgctctctctctctctcgctctctctctctctcgctctctctctctctcgctctctctgtctctctctcgctctctctgtctctctctcgctctctctgtctctctctcgctctctctgtctctctctcgctctctctgtctctctctcgctctctctctcgctctctgtctctctctcgctctctctcgctctctctcgctctctctgtctctctctcgctctctctctcgctctctctgtctctctctctgtctctctctctgtctctctctcgctctctctctcgctcgctctctctctcgctctctctgtctctctctctctcgctctctctgtctctctctcgctctctctgtctctctctcgctctctctgtctctctctcgctctctctgtctctctcttgctctcgctctctctcgcgctctctctcgctctctctcgcgctctctctcgctctctctcgcgctctctcgcgctctctctcgcgctctctctcgctctctctctcgctctctctcgctctctctgtctctctctcgctctctctgtctctctgtctctctgtctctctgtctctctgtctctctgtctctctgtctctctctgtctctctctgtctctctctctcactctctctcgctctctctcgctctctctgtctctctcgctctctctgtctctctctgtctctctcgctctctctgtctctctctcgctctctctgtctctctctcgctctctctgtctctctcttgctctctctctctctcgctctctctcgctctctctcgctctctctcgctctctctcgctctctctcgctctctcttgctctctcttgctctctcttgctctctcttgctctctcttgctctctctcgctctctctcgctctctctcgctctctctcgctctctctcgctctctctcgctctctctcgctctctctctcgctctctctcgctctctctctcgctctctctctcgctctctctgtctcttgctctctccctcgctctctgtgtctgtctctctcgctctctctctctctatctcttgcgctctccttctgtctctcgctcgctctctttgtctctctctctctctctctctctctcgctctctcgctctctctctctctctctcgctctctctctctctgtctctctctctctctctcactctctactgtctcgctctctctgtctctctctcgctctctctgtctctctctcgctctctctgtctctctcttgctctctctctctctcgctctctcttgctctctcttgctctctcttgctctctcttgctctctcttgctctctcttgctctctcttgctctctcttgctctctcttgctctctctcgctctctctcgctctctctcgctctctctcgctctctctcgctctctctcgctctctctcgctctctctcgctctctctcgctctctctcgctctctctcgctctctctcgctctctctcgctctctctcgctctctctcgctctctctcgctctctctcgctctctctcgctctctctcgctctctctcgctctctctctcgctctctctcgctctctctcgctctctctctcgctctctctgtctcttgctctctccctcgctctctgtgtctgtctctctcgctctctctctctctatctcttgcgctctccttctgtctctcgctcgctctttttgtctgtctctctctctctctcgctctctcgctctctctctctcgctctcgctctctctctctctgtctctctctctctctctcactctctactgtctctctctctctgtctctctctctctctgtctctctctctctgtctgtgtctgtctgtctctctctctctctctctctctcttttgctgtgTCTATCTTGTGCTCTccttctctctcgctgtctcactgtctctctcacttccCTCTCCCAGCTGACGGAAGCAGTCCATGCTGCTGTGGAGAGCAACACCTTGAGTATTGAGCCAGCAGCTGCCCAAGCGTTGCCAGTAGTCAAGGCCTCAGCCATAGAGTATGGAGGACCAAAGTAAGAGCACGCGCTTCATAGCCTTTGATCTGATTGCTGTTAATTGGTCTCATTCTCCTCTTGATTTAATGTTCTTTCTCTCTTCTAGTGGGTGGCGGGCTGAAGTAGTGACGTAAGTGTTTACATAGATATTCCTGATCCTAACACACACTAACTCTTGTTTGCAACCAGCCTTTACTCACAGTATTAACACTGCTTCTGTAGTCTCTTTGTGCCTCATGAGCCATATAATTATCGGGGCCATGGTTCTGCAATATGTTAGACACCGCTCTTTCTCCTCTGGGATCTGGCTTTTGAATCTAGTCCACATTAGTGAGATAAACACCCTTTCTTCCTTCTGGCTGTAAAGAGCACTCTCAACTCATCTCCTAGTGGCCACTGGCTGCCTGCATGAAACTGGCACTAAATGACAATCTCAACTCATTGAGCTGCAGGATGGTCGATGTGAGAAATTGAAAGTGCCACATTGGCACAGCAGAGGGCGCTCTTTGGCTGGGGCTGAGGCCTATCGTTGGAGCAGAGTAACGCTTATGTATTCAAACTTGTTCCTCGAACCTTGGGGAGCCTGCAAGAGGATCCCACAGTCCGTGAgggcatccagtctctcctcccgtCATAAAATTTCTGCACTTGTTGGTATTTGGTGTCTGAGGGTGGGGGAGGTAGACATGGTGTCTGTGGGTGGGGGAGGTATACATGTCTGAGGGTGGGGGGGTAGACATGGTGTCTGTGGGTGGGGGAGGTAGACGTGTCTGTGGGTGGGGGGGTAGACATGGTGTCTGTGGGTGGGGGAGGTAGACGTGTCTGTGGGTGGGGGGGTAGACATGGTGTTTGAGGATGGGGAGGTAGACGTGTCTGAGGGTGAGGGGGTAGACATGGTGTCTGTGGGTGGGGGAGGTAGACATGGTGTTTGATGGTGGGGAGGTAGACATGTCTGTGGGTGGGGAGGTAGACATGGTGTCTGTGGGTGGGGAGGTAGACATGTCTGTGGGTGGGGGGGTAGACATGGTCTGTGGGTGGGGGAGGTAGACATGGTGTTTGAGGATGGGGAGGTAGACATGTCTGTGGGTGAGGGGGTAGACATGGTGTTTGAGGGTGGGGAGGTAGACTTGgtgtctgtgggtggggggggtaggcCTGTTTTCTGTAGAGATTAATCAGCCAGTGTTTGATGGAGCTTTGCTTGACTACCTTTGAAGATCAGGGATTGTTTATAGTGTGTGTCCCTTCAGGAGATGAAATGGATGGGTAGAGTCTGTCGACAATGTGTGGAAGGAATGGGCTGAGTGGGTCGAGTGGCTTTCTCTCAGTCTATGCTTTTTGAATGTTAATTCAGTTCTGACGATGTTCTGTAGAGGGTGATAGACACGAGCTGATAATGTGTTTATTCACATAACTGGTTAAATATGCATTTTCTCAATAAAGGGGGCAGAAACAGCCAGTGACCCTATATTTCAACTAATCTGGGGTAATATTTAATAATGTTTAATGTAAAGTGCATCATATTACTGGTTCTATCCATAACAGTTGTAAGGTTTAAGGTATTCCAAACATTATTTCCCGTCGAGAAGCATGGCACCATCACATCCACAAATCCACGATTAGAGTTTAGAGGAAAGGAAAGCCTGTTGGTATAGATTGCCCCCTGGTGCAGTGAATGTAGGGTTAGTTGGTATAGATTGCCCCCTGGTGCAGTGAATGTAGAGTTAGTTGGTATAGATTGCCCCCTGGCGCAGTGAATGTAGGGTTAGTTGGTATAGATTGCCCCCTGGTGCATTGAATGTAGGGTTAGTTGGTATAGATTGCCCCCTGGTGCATTGAATGTAGGGTTAGTTGGTATAGATTGCCCCCTGGTGCATTGAATGTAGGGTTAGTTGGTATAGATTGCCCCCTGGTGCATTGAATGTAGGGTTAGTTGGTATAGATTGCCCCCTGGTGCATTGAATGTAGGGTTAGTTGGTATAGATTGCCCCCTGGTGCAGTGAATGTAGAGTTAGTTGGTATAGATTGCCCCCTGGTGCAGTGAATGTAGGGTTAGTTGGTATAGATTGCCCCCTGGTGCAGTGAATGTAGGGTTAGTTGGTATAGATTGCCCCCTGGTGCATTGAATGTAGGGTTAGTTGGTATAGATTGCCCCCTGGTGCATTGAATGTAGGGTTAGTTGGTATAGATTGCCCCCTGGTGCAGTGAATGTAGGGTTAGTTGGTATAGATTGCCCCCTGGTGCATTGAATGTAGGGTTAGTTGGTATAGATTGCCCCCTGGTGCATTGAATGTAGGGTTAGTTGGTATAGATTGCCCCCTGGTGCATTGAATGTAGGGTTAGTTGGTATAGATTGCCCCCTGGTGCATTGAATGTAGGGTTAGTTGGTATAGATTGCCCCCTGGTGCATTGAATGTAGGGTTAGTTGGTATAGATTGCCCCCTGGTGCATTGAATGTAGGGTTAGTTGGTATAGATTGCCCCCTGGTGCATTGAATGTAGGGTTAGTTGGTATAGATTGCCCCCTGGTGCAGTGAATGTAGGGTTAGTTGGTATAGATTGCCCCCTGGTGCATTGAATGTAGGGTTAGTTGGTATAGATGGCCCCCTGGTGCAGTGAATGTAGGGTTAGTTGGTATAGATGGCCCCCTGGTGCAGTGAATGTAGGGTTAGTTGGTATAGATTGCCCCCTGGTGCAGTGAATGTAGGGTTAGTTGGTATAGATGGCCCCCTGGTGCAGTGAATGTAGGGTTAGTTGGTATAGATGGCCCCCTGGTGCAGTGAATGTAGGGTTAGTTGGTATAGATGGCCCCCTGGTGCAGTGAATGTAGGGTTAGTTGGTATAGATTGCCCCCTGGTGCATTGAATGTACACTCAGGTAGTGTGCAGAGCCCTTGCACCATGAAAACAGATCTGGATGGTATGCTGTACTCCTAGCTCAATGAAATTTGACTTGATTGACGTCGCGGCCCAATACACTGAATATAGGCTTAGTCGGTATACTCTACGCAGCACAGTGAGCATAGACTTTGCTGATAATACACTGgggctcccgataaggcctctggtcgcccgaaagcagcggccacggggtgGTGCGGAATGGCCGGCAACTCTCCgcagaggggccaccattttgcaAATCGTCCTTCAggatggagcggtgtaggggaccgctccggcCGTTTTCCCGCTGTGGTGTGGATGCGCCGACCCCATACCGACCGGCGGCGActgcttcccgaaattgccccacggAAAATCTGCCTTTTGTTGAATTGGCCTGCGGGAGCGGCATCGCTGGCCGGTACCCCCCGACGGCTGGCTGTGttggtgcactccttgttggtcggtggcacggctgcccttaaaggggaggtggcgatgccatcttatttttttattgtcgggcgactgccagatcggcccgacgattatgtccccgggttcgtcCAGGCctcccaacaggcagcctggcttggggtggcaggccgctggcctggccctgcccggccgaaaccctccctagtgggccAGTGGACCGAACTGAAAGATATGcggagctcgcagtggccctcccctttaacggaaggggagagacattgtgacgcatcagcgGGACGTGGCACGTCCGCGTCGTGCTTACGTCATCAGCGACGCACTGATGTCATTAGCGCGGCGCTGATGAGTGATCAGGGCGGCTGACCCACTGCAAGGGGCCGTCCCGAGCTTAAAAAAACCAtccaagtgccgaatatcgacggcACTTCCACCGCAACCCATGCGACGGAGAAAAACTACAAAAACCAGAAGGTGTGCTGGGCGGAGGCAAATTTCTGCCCCACTATCTCTAGCACAGTAAATCTAGAGTTGTTTGGTACATATTACCTCCAATACAGTGAGCATTGACTTGTTTGGTATTCTCGACCTTAGCGACTTGAATATAGACTCGGTTGGTATACACTACCTCCAGTCCAATGAATGTaaactccaacaacaacaacttgtatttatatagcacctttaacgtagcgaaacgtcccaaggtgcttcacaggagtattatgagataaaaaatttgacaccgagccgcataagtagaaattagcgcaggtgaccaaaagcttggtcaaagaggtcgattttaaggagcgtcttgaaagggaagagaggcagagaggtttagggagggagttccagagcttggggcctaggcaacagaaggcacggccaccttatggttgagcgattgtaatcaaggatgctcgagggcagaattagaggaacagtcatctctgggggttgtggggctacatgagattacagaggtagggaggggcgaggcaaaggagggatttgaaaataaggatgagaattttaaaatcgagacgttgcttaaccgggaaccaatgtaagtcagtgagcacaggcgtgatgggtgagcgggacttggtgcgagttaggacacaggcagccaagttttggatcatctctacttttacatagggtagaatgtggatggtcagccaggagtgtgttggaatagtcaagtctagaggtaacaaaggcagggatgagggcttcaccagcggatgagctgagacaagggcggagacgggcgatgttagaggtggaaataggcggtggtagttatgctgtggatatgtggtcgaaagctcatttcagggtcaaatatgacaccaaggttgcgaacagtctggtt
This genomic window from Pristiophorus japonicus isolate sPriJap1 chromosome 14, sPriJap1.hap1, whole genome shotgun sequence contains:
- the LOC139280290 gene encoding octapeptide-repeat protein T2-like, yielding ERGREQETERARERARERARESERERERERARERERERERERTERQRERERDRESERERERARERERERERERESERERERERERERERDRESERETERARERQRERERERQRERERERQREQRERETERERERDRESESRERERERERERERERERER